One segment of Microbacterium sp. W4I20 DNA contains the following:
- a CDS encoding glutamate--cysteine ligase, producing MTASILRPTQPANHRFEAPAHRPTTRLIGVEEELLLLNAATLAPIPASTDVLHAHAGVAQPANVVLEAESKLEQIEVVSPPLRTYRELLDAVVSGRRTADQAARMAGARAAALATVPLLCDSHVAPSPRYDLMSERFALTMAEQLTCGFHVHVTIGSPEEGVAILDRIRIWLPLLLALSANSPFWRGADSGYASYRYQAWGRWPSAGPYDLFRSAEAYFATVDQMVGTGVALDAGMVYFDARLSTHAPTVEVRVADVCLLPEDAVTIAVIVRALVAGAAAEWREGSPAPEVPAALLRLASWRASRFGTSENLIHPFTGVPRPARECVGAFLDHINPHFDGLEEAVRAHQGVKDILARGTGAAHQRTLLAEHGNWTDMMAAVVARTHSGGADR from the coding sequence ATGACCGCCAGCATCCTTCGCCCCACTCAGCCAGCGAACCACCGTTTTGAGGCTCCCGCACACAGGCCGACCACCCGTCTGATAGGCGTGGAAGAAGAGCTTCTCCTCCTCAATGCCGCGACTCTGGCACCCATCCCCGCATCGACCGACGTACTGCACGCCCATGCGGGCGTTGCACAGCCTGCGAACGTCGTTCTCGAGGCCGAATCCAAGCTCGAGCAGATCGAGGTGGTCAGCCCGCCCCTCCGGACATACCGAGAGCTTCTCGATGCCGTCGTGAGCGGCCGCCGGACGGCGGATCAGGCCGCGCGTATGGCGGGTGCGCGAGCGGCGGCGCTCGCGACCGTCCCGTTGCTCTGCGATTCCCACGTGGCCCCCAGCCCTCGATACGACCTGATGTCGGAGCGCTTCGCGTTGACGATGGCAGAACAACTGACCTGCGGTTTCCATGTGCACGTCACGATCGGTTCCCCGGAAGAAGGAGTGGCGATTTTGGACCGGATACGAATCTGGTTGCCGCTGCTCCTGGCACTCAGCGCGAACTCCCCCTTCTGGCGAGGCGCCGACTCGGGATACGCGAGTTACCGTTACCAGGCGTGGGGGCGATGGCCGAGCGCGGGACCATATGACTTGTTCCGATCCGCCGAGGCTTATTTCGCCACGGTCGATCAGATGGTGGGGACAGGCGTCGCGCTTGACGCAGGCATGGTCTACTTTGACGCCCGCCTTTCTACTCATGCCCCGACAGTCGAGGTCCGCGTCGCCGATGTCTGCCTCCTTCCCGAGGACGCGGTCACGATCGCCGTGATCGTGCGTGCGCTCGTGGCCGGCGCAGCTGCTGAATGGCGAGAAGGATCGCCCGCACCGGAGGTGCCCGCAGCTCTTCTGCGCCTGGCGTCTTGGCGGGCGAGCCGGTTCGGCACCAGCGAAAATCTCATCCATCCGTTCACTGGTGTGCCTCGGCCGGCCCGCGAGTGCGTCGGAGCTTTCCTCGATCACATCAACCCTCATTTCGATGGCCTCGAGGAAGCCGTCCGCGCACACCAAGGCGTGAAAGACATCCTGGCTCGCGGCACCGGGGCAGCTCACCAACGAACCCTGCTCGCTGAGCACGGCAACTGGACCGACATGATGGCCGCAGTCGTCGCACGAACCCACTCGGGCGGTGCCGATCGATGA
- the ctaD gene encoding cytochrome c oxidase subunit I → MMSTSRVEQKGNIVVRWITSTDHKTIGYMYLIASVIFFLLGGVMALVIRAELFAPGMQILPTKEQYNQLFTMHGTIMLLMFATPLFAGFANAIMPLQIGAPDVAFPRLNAFSFWLFFFGSIIAVSGFLTPQGSASFGWTAYQPLASATFTPGAGGNLWMMGLGISGFGTILGAVNFITTIITMRAPGMTMWRMPVFTWNTLVTSLLVLMAFPVLAAALFAAAADRILGAHIFDPQNGGVLLWQHLFWFFGHPEVYVIALPFFGIVSEIFPVFSRKPLFGYKTIIYATIAIAAYSVAVWAHHMYVTGGVLLPFFALLTMFIAVPTGVKIFNWIGTMWRGSVTFETPMVFALGFLVTFVFGGLTGVILASPPLDFPLHDTYFVVAHFHYVVFGTVVFAMFAGFYFWWPKWTGRMLNERLGYVHFWMLFIGFHMTFLIHHWLGVDGMPRRYADYAEQDQFTWANQVSTVGAMILGASMLPFFLNVWITARKAPKVTVDDPWGYGASLEWATSCPPPRHNFVAMPRIRSERPAFDLNHPEVGTATEAAPHAGPRAANEEFGERGVS, encoded by the coding sequence ATGATGAGCACCTCGCGTGTGGAGCAGAAGGGCAACATCGTCGTCCGGTGGATCACCTCAACCGACCACAAGACGATCGGGTACATGTACCTGATCGCGTCGGTGATCTTCTTCCTCCTCGGTGGGGTGATGGCCCTGGTGATCCGCGCCGAGCTGTTCGCTCCGGGGATGCAGATCCTTCCCACGAAGGAGCAGTACAACCAGCTGTTCACCATGCACGGCACGATCATGCTGCTGATGTTCGCGACGCCGCTGTTCGCCGGGTTCGCGAATGCGATCATGCCCCTGCAGATCGGGGCGCCGGACGTCGCCTTTCCGCGACTGAACGCGTTCTCGTTCTGGTTGTTCTTCTTCGGCTCCATCATCGCCGTCTCGGGGTTCCTCACCCCGCAGGGCTCGGCCTCCTTCGGTTGGACGGCCTATCAGCCGCTCGCCAGCGCGACATTCACGCCCGGGGCGGGCGGCAACCTGTGGATGATGGGCCTGGGCATCAGCGGCTTCGGGACCATCCTCGGTGCGGTGAACTTCATCACGACGATCATCACAATGCGCGCGCCGGGCATGACGATGTGGCGGATGCCGGTCTTCACGTGGAACACCCTGGTCACGAGCCTCCTCGTGCTGATGGCTTTTCCCGTCCTCGCGGCGGCCCTCTTCGCGGCAGCGGCGGACCGCATCCTCGGCGCGCACATCTTCGATCCGCAGAACGGCGGTGTGCTGCTGTGGCAGCACCTGTTCTGGTTCTTCGGTCATCCCGAGGTGTACGTGATCGCTCTGCCGTTCTTCGGCATCGTCTCGGAGATCTTCCCGGTGTTCAGCCGCAAACCCTTGTTCGGCTACAAGACCATCATCTATGCCACGATCGCGATCGCCGCATACTCGGTCGCGGTCTGGGCACACCACATGTACGTCACCGGGGGAGTGCTGCTGCCGTTCTTCGCCCTGTTGACGATGTTCATCGCCGTGCCGACGGGGGTGAAGATCTTCAACTGGATCGGCACCATGTGGCGAGGATCGGTGACGTTCGAGACACCGATGGTCTTCGCGCTCGGCTTCCTCGTCACCTTCGTCTTCGGGGGGCTCACCGGCGTCATCCTCGCCTCACCTCCGCTCGACTTCCCGCTCCATGACACCTACTTCGTCGTCGCTCACTTCCACTACGTCGTCTTCGGCACCGTCGTGTTCGCGATGTTCGCCGGCTTCTACTTCTGGTGGCCGAAGTGGACCGGTCGCATGCTGAACGAGCGCCTCGGTTACGTGCACTTCTGGATGCTGTTCATCGGGTTCCACATGACATTCCTCATCCACCACTGGCTCGGCGTCGACGGGATGCCTCGCCGCTACGCCGACTACGCGGAGCAGGATCAATTCACCTGGGCGAACCAGGTCTCCACGGTCGGGGCGATGATCCTCGGCGCCTCGATGCTGCCGTTCTTCCTGAACGTCTGGATCACCGCCCGCAAGGCTCCGAAGGTCACCGTCGACGATCCCTGGGGTTACGGCGCCTCCCTGGAGTGGGCCACTTCGTGCCCGCCGCCGCGCCACAACTTCGTCGCCATGCCGCGCATCCGCAGCGAGCGTCCGGCATTCGACCTGAACCACCCCGAAGTGGGAACGGCAACCGAAGCCGCGCCGCACGCGGGTCCCAGAGCAGCGAACGAGGAGTTCGGTGAACGAGGAGTGAGCTGA
- a CDS encoding manganese catalase family protein has product MFFHRQELQHKATPDKPDAIYARKLQEVLGGQYGEITVALQYQFQAWNMHIPGKYRDLVFGIGAEEMGHVEMLAVMIAQLLEKSPLGITEDAVQSDPTVAAVIGGTDIQHGIVAGAGARPVDSMGNPWSGSYITGSGNLLADFQANANAEMQGRVQVARLHHMTDDHGVRDLLSFLLARDTMHQNQWLAAAAELQAEGVEALPVPSNFPIDKEERDVSYQYINFSDGAQAAEGSWASGPTPDGKGEFTYLPEPEAGVPMPPPTHPDSRFYGTTELPNTVEKLAGRAQDALNME; this is encoded by the coding sequence ATGTTTTTCCACAGGCAAGAGCTTCAGCACAAGGCGACGCCCGACAAGCCGGACGCGATCTACGCGCGAAAGCTGCAAGAGGTTCTCGGCGGGCAGTACGGCGAGATCACGGTGGCGTTGCAGTACCAGTTCCAAGCCTGGAACATGCACATCCCCGGAAAATACCGCGACCTCGTGTTCGGCATCGGCGCCGAGGAGATGGGGCACGTCGAGATGCTCGCCGTCATGATCGCGCAGCTTCTCGAGAAGTCCCCGCTAGGCATCACCGAAGACGCGGTGCAGAGCGACCCGACGGTAGCCGCAGTCATCGGCGGAACCGACATCCAGCACGGCATCGTCGCGGGTGCAGGCGCCCGCCCCGTCGACAGCATGGGCAACCCCTGGTCGGGCAGCTACATCACCGGCAGCGGCAACCTGCTCGCCGATTTCCAGGCCAACGCGAACGCCGAGATGCAGGGCCGCGTGCAGGTGGCCCGGCTGCACCACATGACCGACGACCACGGAGTGCGCGACCTGCTCTCCTTCCTGCTCGCCCGCGACACCATGCACCAGAACCAATGGCTGGCCGCCGCAGCCGAGCTGCAGGCCGAGGGCGTCGAAGCCCTCCCCGTCCCGAGCAACTTCCCGATCGACAAAGAGGAACGCGACGTGTCCTACCAATACATCAACTTCTCCGACGGCGCGCAGGCCGCAGAAGGTTCCTGGGCGTCCGGGCCGACACCCGACGGCAAAGGAGAGTTCACCTACCTGCCCGAGCCGGAGGCAGGGGTGCCGATGCCCCCACCCACGCACCCCGACTCGCGCTTCTATGGCACGACGGAACTTCCGAACACGGTCGAGAAGCTCGCCGGACGGGCGCAGGATGCTCTGAACATGGAGTGA